Within Dictyostelium discoideum AX4 chromosome 4 chromosome, whole genome shotgun sequence, the genomic segment aaaaaaattaaaaaattaaaaaaattaaaaaaaaaaattaaaaaaataaaaaaaaaaaataaaaataaaaataaaaaaaattaaaaaaaaaaaaaaaaaaaaaaaaaaaaaaatagaaatacaAAGATAGTTAAAAAAACATCTAActgttatttaattatttttccttatttcttttatatttttgatgtaattttttttttttttcttaatacatttattttatttattgtttttttcatcccatttcatttctttttttttttttttttttttttttaatttttttttgaaattaacgGTATTGAAAATACacaaaaatagttttaaagaAAACTAATTAAAGCAATTAAATATCTTacattaaatctttaaactattattgttgttactatgtactatttctattattattattattattatttattatttattattaaaatgttgGTTGTGTTTTTGTGATGTTATTTTATTGGTGGGTGTTGcgtttttgttattatttttattctttattactattacttatataatatatttttaaatcagtTCTGTAGTATTgttaattttgtttaaaaatatctcttttgattatttgtatatcagttttattatattttgtttttttttactttcatataatctttttttaattgtttttagtTTCTCTACCTAAATCATCACTCATCACTAATATCTgatcttcttttttaaaaaaaatatattgttactctattttatttgattctttttttttaaaaaattaaataaatattgctttggttgttgatgtttggtgaatatttttttttttttaaattttatttttttaattttttatttttttattttcatttttttttttttttaaaatttttttttttttatttttttttttttttttcttttttcatattttttttttttttttttaaatacccaaaaaaaaaaaaaaaaaaatcttaaatataaatggaaataacaaaaaataaaatttaaaattcatcatcaattgaattatttttattacttttttggGAATTTGTATGTGAAGAAATTTGTTTTGGAACAGTAAAGAAGCCACCTTGGACATTATTTGAATGATCTAAAATATGTTCATGGTCTTGATTTACTGTTGTTTGTTCAAAGTGTAATGTTAATTGTGTATCCTCTAAAATTGAATGAAGTGGTCTAACATTCTCTGTATTTACTGATTGAATTGATTCaacagaatttaaaaatccaCCTAAATCATCACAATATTGTTCAACTTTATCTTCAGGTATGGACAACATTGCCAAATttgatagtttttttaatctatCTTTACTAATTACTGATGATTCATCATTAtccttattttttaataataattccttAACTGACCAACTGTC encodes:
- the gatC gene encoding glutamyl-tRNA amidotransferase C subunit (Similar to Gln), which gives rise to MTVVISKDRLKKLSNLAMLSIPEDKVEQYCDDLGGFLNSVESIQSVNTENVRPLHSILEDTQLTLHFEQTTVNQDHEHILDHSNNVQGGFFTVPKQISSHTNSQKSNKNNSIDDEF